From the genome of Thermoanaerobaculia bacterium, one region includes:
- a CDS encoding 3',5'-cyclic-nucleotide phosphodiesterase yields the protein MKVEILGSYGGESIDCRMTCLLLNDSIALDAGSLSQSLPIERQRLVHSIVLTHSHMDHTSSLPFFIENVFGKLREAVDIYASPATIYALRRHLFNNDTWPDFTRLPNHLLPVIRFHELQDEVPIVIGEVGGSGGVRLTPIPVNHVVPTYGFLIESDGASFLWSSDTGPTQRLWEIANRAKNLRGIWIDCSFDNAMQGIADVSGHLTPATVGLELKKLEHRVPILLHHLKPPCIEQIQREVSALGNSDIGFLEQGRTYEI from the coding sequence ATGAAAGTAGAGATTCTCGGAAGTTACGGCGGTGAGAGTATCGACTGCCGCATGACCTGTCTGCTGCTCAACGATTCGATCGCGCTCGATGCGGGCTCGCTCTCGCAGAGCCTGCCGATCGAGCGCCAGCGCCTCGTGCACTCGATCGTGCTGACTCATTCCCACATGGATCACACGTCGTCGTTGCCTTTCTTCATCGAGAACGTCTTCGGCAAGCTCCGCGAGGCGGTGGACATCTATGCCTCGCCGGCGACGATCTACGCGCTGCGCCGACACCTGTTCAACAACGACACCTGGCCCGACTTCACCCGGCTCCCCAACCATCTGCTGCCGGTGATCCGCTTCCACGAGCTGCAGGACGAGGTGCCGATCGTCATCGGAGAGGTCGGGGGCAGCGGCGGCGTGCGTCTCACTCCGATCCCGGTGAACCACGTCGTTCCGACCTACGGTTTCCTCATCGAGAGCGACGGCGCGAGCTTCCTCTGGTCGAGCGACACCGGACCGACGCAGCGCCTCTGGGAGATCGCCAACCGCGCGAAGAACCTGCGCGGAATCTGGATCGACTGCAGCTTCGACAACGCGATGCAGGGGATCGCCGACGTCTCGGGCCACTTGACGCCGGCGACGGTGGGTCTCGAGTTGAAGAAGCTCGAGCACCGCGTGCCCATCCTCCTGCACCACCTGAAGCCGCCCTGCATCGAACAGATCCAGCGGGAAGTCTCCGCTCTCGGCAACTCCGACATCGGCTTCCTCGAGCAGGGCCGGACCTACGAGATCTGA
- a CDS encoding nucleotidyl transferase AbiEii/AbiGii toxin family protein, translating to MLAPLDAAILRQLFEALNRERVEYVLVGGLALLVHGLGRTTEDIDLFVAPGEENTGRVRSALNAVFDDPEIAGITARDLSGEYGVVRYGPPAHEFLIDLLVRIGEMFHYRDLEWEVKDFDGVPVRVATPLTLFRMKRGTARELDRADAEQLRRRFSLDEN from the coding sequence GTGCTCGCGCCTCTGGATGCAGCGATTCTCCGCCAGCTGTTCGAGGCCCTGAACCGGGAGAGAGTGGAGTACGTCCTGGTGGGAGGTCTGGCGCTCCTCGTGCACGGGCTAGGCAGGACGACAGAGGATATCGACCTCTTTGTCGCGCCGGGTGAGGAGAACACCGGGCGAGTCCGCTCAGCGCTCAACGCGGTCTTTGACGATCCGGAGATTGCCGGCATTACGGCTCGGGACCTCTCGGGAGAGTACGGCGTCGTGCGTTACGGACCGCCGGCACACGAATTCCTGATCGACCTCCTCGTACGAATCGGCGAGATGTTCCACTATCGCGATCTGGAGTGGGAAGTGAAGGACTTCGATGGCGTTCCGGTGCGGGTGGCGACTCCCTTGACGCTCTTTCGTATGAAGCGAGGAACCGCGCGCGAGCTCGATCGCGCCGATGCGGAGCAGCTCCGCCGCAGGTTCTCGCTGGACGAGAACTGA
- a CDS encoding DEAD/DEAH box helicase codes for MTGVPQSLERLVPAEIRRRGEDYVARKTVRLVRAEAGSVTAEVRGTYLYTVELRQRHGRAYYSCSCPYFDREVEVCKHIWAVVATVSSRLGLESWPARKDDWYASLELAAGDFDREGPGADASATGEDSFSRLARPSTHLPASAVSEPAAASAASEPAASGEGPVRPAKSWRTELARIGVLTRHHLHPSAEGPAASARELLYVLRRPPTAGGRCLRLTCEVRSPGKDGEWGKRTHLRIERHLIPALPEIADREILGLLAGVQAADTYGGGFDSWRRELLPHSFDLEPFQVAALFPALCATERLRAEIVGADGARQLGPAIAWRPEAWRLRLRLERSSLAREAPASPASPGSPASPESDAAFSSSATSTGPANSDVADFSLTSELWQGERRVEPEDRLLWILPGGTLVAASWASPFDDGGTPEWLALAAPGGSLTVPADEVDAWLEAVHRLARVPELALPPELALAEVEAVARPRLSISAPEALQPWGQRRAVRLQLSFAYGDERLDAGDARTWILDLVARRRTRRNDSAEAAAAARLFALGARSIPSYRGAGETRLELSPAAVPNVVRQLLLEGWEVEAESRAFKSPGKASFSLSSGLDWFELEGGIEFGDERVPLPKLLQAMRAGKGMVELGDGSYGLLPEAWLVNNALMGDVGEVEGATVRLSRPQAMFVDAWLQGDALAEVVADPPFERWRRELAAFSGIEPVDPPKGFRGELRGYQREGLGWMLFLERFGFGGCLADDMGLGKTVQILALLAGRRARRSRQASGSAGSAGSAGSVASAGSSGARAVAGRMPSLIVVPRSLLYNWREEAARFAPRLAILELHGAERRCDPATLAEFDVVLTTYGTLKRDVDRLAAIEFDYCILDEAQAIKNSNTAGARAVRRLRARHRLVATGTPVENHLGELWSLFEFLNPGLLGRLSNFRATSGVARKIPPETRERLAIALRPFLLRRTKQQVAPELPAKTEQTVLCELDGTQRKLYDELRDHYRRSLAAKVARQGWAKSKIHVLEALLRLRQAACHPGLLDPRRESDESAKFEALLPRLEEILEEGSKALVFSQFTSLLALLKKRLDAKGWVYEYLDGATTDRQARVERFQTDPACPLFLVSLKAGGLGLNLTAAEYVFLLDPWWNPAVEAQAIDRAHRIGQRLPVFAYRLIAKDTVEQKILELQAEKRELADALLGGDERPLAGLTRDDFELLLG; via the coding sequence ATGACCGGAGTCCCACAATCTCTGGAGCGCCTCGTCCCGGCGGAGATCCGCAGGCGGGGAGAGGACTATGTCGCGCGCAAGACGGTCCGGCTCGTGCGGGCCGAAGCGGGCTCCGTCACGGCGGAGGTGCGCGGCACGTACCTGTACACGGTCGAGCTCCGGCAGCGTCACGGCCGCGCCTACTACTCCTGCAGCTGCCCCTACTTCGATCGCGAGGTCGAAGTCTGCAAGCACATCTGGGCGGTGGTCGCGACGGTGTCTTCGCGACTGGGGCTCGAGAGCTGGCCGGCGCGCAAGGACGATTGGTATGCCAGCCTCGAGCTCGCCGCCGGCGACTTCGATCGCGAAGGCCCCGGAGCGGATGCCTCCGCCACCGGCGAGGATTCGTTCTCGCGGCTCGCGAGGCCCTCCACCCACCTGCCGGCATCGGCGGTATCGGAGCCAGCGGCGGCATCGGCGGCATCGGAGCCAGCGGCCAGCGGCGAGGGTCCGGTCCGCCCGGCGAAGAGCTGGCGGACCGAGCTCGCCCGCATCGGCGTGCTCACCCGCCATCATCTCCACCCTTCCGCCGAGGGACCCGCCGCTTCGGCACGCGAGCTTCTCTACGTACTGCGCCGGCCGCCGACCGCGGGCGGTCGCTGCCTCCGGCTGACCTGCGAGGTGCGCTCTCCCGGCAAGGACGGAGAGTGGGGAAAGCGGACGCACCTGCGGATCGAACGCCATCTCATCCCTGCGCTGCCGGAGATCGCCGACCGGGAGATTCTCGGGCTTCTGGCCGGAGTGCAGGCTGCCGACACCTATGGTGGCGGTTTCGACTCCTGGCGGCGCGAGCTCCTGCCGCACTCCTTCGACCTCGAGCCGTTTCAGGTCGCGGCGCTGTTTCCGGCCCTGTGCGCGACGGAGCGGCTGCGGGCCGAGATCGTGGGCGCCGACGGCGCGAGACAGCTCGGGCCCGCGATCGCCTGGCGGCCGGAGGCGTGGCGGCTGCGTCTGCGCCTCGAGCGGAGCTCTCTCGCCCGCGAAGCCCCGGCGTCCCCAGCGTCCCCAGGGTCCCCGGCGTCCCCTGAGTCCGACGCCGCCTTCTCCTCCTCCGCGACCTCCACCGGCCCTGCGAATTCTGACGTAGCCGATTTCAGCCTCACCTCCGAGCTCTGGCAAGGGGAGCGGCGGGTCGAGCCTGAGGATCGTCTGCTCTGGATCCTGCCCGGCGGGACGCTCGTCGCCGCCTCGTGGGCCTCGCCGTTCGACGACGGCGGAACCCCGGAGTGGCTGGCGCTCGCGGCTCCGGGTGGCAGTCTCACCGTGCCCGCGGACGAGGTCGACGCCTGGCTCGAGGCGGTGCATCGCCTGGCGCGGGTGCCGGAGCTCGCGTTGCCGCCCGAGCTCGCGCTCGCCGAAGTGGAGGCCGTGGCGCGCCCCCGGCTCTCGATCTCGGCGCCCGAGGCGCTGCAGCCCTGGGGCCAGCGCAGGGCCGTGCGGCTCCAGCTCTCGTTCGCCTACGGCGACGAGCGGCTCGACGCCGGGGATGCTCGCACCTGGATCCTCGATCTCGTCGCGAGGCGCCGGACGCGCCGAAACGACAGCGCCGAAGCCGCCGCCGCTGCCCGCCTGTTCGCGCTCGGGGCGCGTTCGATTCCCTCCTATCGCGGCGCGGGCGAGACCCGCCTGGAGCTCTCCCCTGCGGCGGTACCCAATGTCGTGCGGCAGCTCCTCCTGGAGGGCTGGGAGGTCGAAGCCGAGAGCCGGGCGTTCAAGTCTCCCGGAAAGGCCTCGTTCAGCCTCTCGAGCGGCCTCGACTGGTTCGAGCTCGAAGGCGGCATCGAGTTCGGCGACGAGCGGGTACCGCTGCCGAAGCTCCTCCAGGCGATGCGGGCCGGCAAGGGCATGGTCGAGCTCGGCGACGGCAGCTACGGACTCCTGCCCGAGGCCTGGCTGGTGAACAACGCCCTCATGGGAGATGTCGGCGAGGTCGAAGGGGCGACGGTGCGCCTCTCGCGGCCGCAGGCGATGTTCGTGGACGCCTGGCTGCAGGGCGACGCTCTCGCCGAGGTCGTAGCCGACCCGCCCTTCGAGCGCTGGCGCCGCGAGCTCGCCGCCTTCTCCGGCATCGAACCGGTCGATCCGCCGAAGGGATTTCGCGGCGAGCTCCGCGGCTATCAGCGTGAAGGTCTCGGCTGGATGCTGTTCCTCGAACGCTTCGGCTTCGGCGGCTGCCTCGCCGACGACATGGGGCTCGGCAAGACCGTGCAGATTCTCGCCCTGCTCGCCGGCCGGCGGGCGCGCCGCTCCCGGCAGGCGTCAGGGTCCGCCGGCTCAGCTGGCTCGGCTGGCTCGGTCGCCTCGGCTGGTTCTAGTGGCGCGCGAGCCGTCGCGGGTCGGATGCCATCGCTCATCGTCGTGCCGCGTTCGCTGCTCTATAACTGGCGCGAAGAGGCGGCGCGCTTCGCCCCGCGCCTCGCGATCCTCGAGCTCCACGGCGCCGAACGGCGCTGCGATCCGGCGACTCTCGCGGAGTTCGACGTCGTCCTCACCACCTACGGCACGCTCAAGCGCGACGTCGACCGGCTCGCGGCGATCGAGTTCGACTACTGCATCCTCGACGAAGCGCAGGCGATCAAGAATTCGAACACCGCCGGCGCGCGCGCCGTGCGCCGCCTGCGGGCGCGGCATCGGCTGGTCGCGACCGGCACGCCGGTCGAGAACCACCTCGGCGAGCTCTGGAGCCTCTTCGAGTTCCTGAATCCGGGGCTCCTCGGACGGCTCTCGAACTTCCGCGCCACGAGCGGCGTGGCCCGGAAGATTCCACCGGAGACCCGCGAGCGGCTGGCGATCGCCCTGCGGCCGTTCCTGCTGCGGCGCACCAAGCAGCAGGTCGCGCCGGAGCTGCCGGCGAAGACCGAGCAGACGGTGCTCTGCGAGCTCGACGGGACGCAGCGCAAGCTCTACGACGAGCTGCGCGATCACTATCGCCGGAGCCTCGCCGCGAAGGTCGCCCGTCAGGGCTGGGCGAAGAGCAAGATCCACGTCCTCGAAGCGCTCCTGCGGTTGCGCCAGGCCGCCTGTCACCCAGGACTTCTCGACCCGCGCCGCGAGAGCGACGAGAGCGCCAAGTTCGAAGCGCTCCTGCCGCGTCTCGAGGAGATCCTCGAGGAGGGCAGCAAGGCGCTGGTCTTCTCGCAGTTCACGAGCCTGCTGGCGCTCCTGAAGAAGCGGCTCGACGCCAAGGGCTGGGTCTACGAGTACCTGGACGGCGCGACCACCGACCGGCAGGCGCGGGTGGAGCGCTTCCAGACGGACCCCGCCTGCCCGCTTTTCCTCGTCAGCTTGAAGGCCGGCGGCCTCGGGTTGAACCTGACCGCCGCGGAGTACGTCTTTCTCCTCGACCCGTGGTGGAACCCGGCGGTCGAAGCGCAGGCGATCGACCGCGCCCACCGCATCGGCCAGCGCCTGCCGGTCTTCGCGTATCGCCTGATCGCCAAGGACACGGTCGAGCAGAAGATCCTCGAGCTCCAGGCCGAAAAGCGCGAGCTCGCCGACGCTCTCCTCGGCGGCGACGAGCGCCCCCTCGCCGGCCTCACCCGCGACGACTTCGAGCTGCTGCTGGGGTAG
- a CDS encoding sigma-70 family RNA polymerase sigma factor: MREGAGIGPAAAGREEAPSRFAAVERVIATLLPFFQRWTHGRLPSYARRRMDTGDVVQEAIVGVLRNLGHIDTVDPQALAKYLAIAIRNRIADEVRRASHGEVANRLTDPADPRASPLEEAIDSESHRHYRTALLSLGDDDQTLLVGRVELGLSFEELALVTKRASADSARVATRRAALRLARAMGRKPAGGSG; this comes from the coding sequence ATGCGTGAGGGTGCAGGGATCGGCCCGGCCGCGGCCGGGCGCGAGGAGGCGCCCAGCCGTTTCGCCGCGGTCGAACGGGTCATCGCGACGCTCCTGCCGTTCTTCCAGCGCTGGACCCACGGTCGCCTGCCGAGCTACGCCCGGCGCCGGATGGACACCGGCGACGTCGTGCAGGAGGCGATCGTCGGAGTGTTGCGCAACCTCGGGCATATCGACACCGTCGATCCGCAGGCGCTCGCCAAGTACTTAGCCATCGCCATTCGCAATCGCATCGCCGACGAAGTCCGCCGCGCGAGCCACGGCGAGGTAGCGAACCGGCTCACCGATCCGGCCGACCCGCGCGCCTCGCCGCTCGAAGAGGCGATCGACTCCGAAAGCCACCGGCACTATCGCACGGCGCTTTTGAGCCTCGGCGACGACGACCAGACGCTGCTCGTCGGGCGGGTGGAGCTGGGTCTGTCATTCGAAGAGCTGGCGCTGGTGACGAAACGCGCCTCGGCCGATTCCGCCCGGGTCGCGACCCGCCGCGCCGCGCTTCGTCTGGCGCGCGCCATGGGTCGCAAGCCGGCCGGCGGCAGCGGGTAA